The Aeromonas veronii genome includes the window ATCCGCATTGGGGGTCTCCTCGCACAGGGTGCTGATGGCGTCGAAACCCAGGAACGACAGGCAGAGGATGGAGGCGCCGGTGAACAGGGGCACCAGGTGCATCTGTTCGGAGAAGAAGGGACGGCTGCTCTGGAGGGTGCCGAGCCCCTCGCCGTGATAGACACCCCAGGCGATGAGGCCGATGAAGACGGCGATGATGCTGAACTGCATCATGACGATCAGGCTGTTGAAGTTCGCCACCAGCTTGATGCCGCGCAGGTTCAGGAAGGTCATCACCGCGGTCAGGGCCAGGATGTAGGTCCAGGGTTCTACGTCCGGGAACAGGGCCTCCATGTAGATCTTGGCCAGCAGCATGTTGATCATCGGCATGAACATGTAGTCGAGCAGGGAGACCCAGCCCACCATGAAGCCCACATAGGGGTGAAACACCTTCTGGGCATAGGTATAGGCGGAGCCCGCCGAGGGGAACTTGCGCACCAGGTGGCCGTAGCTCATGGCGGTGAACAGCATGCCGACGAGGGCGAACAGGTAGGCGGTCGGCACGTGGCCTTCGGTGATCTCGGTGACGATGCCGAAGGTGTCAAACACGGCCATGGGGGTCAGATAGGCCAAGCCCATGATGACCACGTGCCACAGCTTGAGGCTTTTTTTCAGACCGGTGGGGTGAGCATGCATCATGCGTTCCCCTCTGCCTTGGCCGGGGGGATCAGGGTAACCTGCTGGTCATCCTGTGCAGTGGGGGCGCCAATGTATTGCACAGACGGCAGGCGCAGACCGGCACGGGCCGGCAGGAAAGCGGTGAAATACCCCATGGTGTTCCTCACTCAAGAAGCGGGTGTCGTGAGATGGCAGCCCATCTCGCTATCATTTCCGGTCGGTTCCGGCCTCGTTATGGATTTGGTTGCCGCAAAAAAAGACCGGGCTGCGATGAGCGGACGGTCCTTGAAAGCGGAGGCGCATTGTGCATTCGTGATGCCCCCCTGACAAGCATATCAAGGGGGAAAAAACGCATTTTTTAGCACAAACGCGAGGTGCTGGTGAGCAACCTAGGCGCTGGCGGCTGTCAGCGCCTGTTCGAGCAGGGCCAGGCCCTCATCGACGATGGCCGCCGAGGCGGTCAGGGGGGCCAGGAAGCGGATCACGTTGGCCCGCACACCGCAGGCCAGCAGCACCAGGCCGCGTTTGCCCGCTTCGGCCACCAGGCGTTTGGTGAGATCCGGGTCGGGCTGGCTGGCATCGCGCCCCTTGACCAGCTCCATGGCCACCATGGCACCGGGGCCGCGGATATCGCCGATGCAGTCGAAGCGCTCCGCGAGTTGGTGCAGTCGGGCCTTGATCTGCTCCCCCTGGGCCAGCGCCTGCTGGTTGAGCTTCTCTTCCTCAATCACCTCCAGCACCGCCAGGGCGGCGGCGCAGGCGATGGGGGAGCCGGCATAGGTGCCGCCAAGGCCGCCCGGCTTGGCGGCGTTCATGATCTCGCTCTTGCCCACCACGGCGGACAGCGGGAAGCCCCCCGCCAGACTCTTGGCGAGCGTCATGATGTCCGGCTCCACGCCGCTGTATTCGGTAGCGAAGGTCTTGCCGGTGCGACAGAATCCGGTCTGGATCTCGTCGCAGATGAGCACGATGCCGTGCTGGTCGCAGATCTTGCGCAGGGCCTGCAGGAAGCTCGGGCTGGCGACATAGAAGCCCCCCTCACCCTGGACGGGTTCGATGATGATGGCGGCAACCCGGGCCGGTTCGATGTCGGCGCTGAAGCAGAGATCCAGCGCGGCCAGGGCATCGGCCTCGCTCACCCCCAGGTAGTCGGCGGGGAAGGGCAGGTGATAGACCTCCCCCGGGAAGGGGCCGAAGCCGGTCTTGTAGGGGACCACCTTGCCGGTGAGCGCCATGCCCATCATGGTGCGGCCGTGGAAGCCCCCCTTGAAGGCGATGGTGCCGCTGCGACCGGTGTGGGCGCGGGCGATCTTGATGGCGTTCTCCACCGCCTCGGCGCCGGTGGAGAGGAAGAGGGTGCGCTTGGGGGTGGGCCCCGGTACCAGGGCGTTCAATTTTTCCGCCAGCTCGATATAACCGGGGTAGGGGGTGACCTGGAAGCAGGTGTGGCTGAACTTCTCCAGCTGATCCCGCACGGCGGCGACCACTCTGGGGTGGTTGTGCCCAGTGTTGAGCACGGCGATGCCGGAGGCGAAATCGATGTAGCGATTGCCCTCCACGTCCCACAGCTCGGCGTTTTTCGCCCGCTCGATAAAGACCGGCAGCAGGGTACCGACCCCTTGCACCACGGCCGCTTCACGGCGGGCCTGCCATGCCTGATTGTGGGCCCCGTTACTCTGTGAATGACTCATCTTTCCTCCCTGAGGGGCCTTGCCCCGGATCTTCCTGTGCCGTCTGGCGATCAATCAAATCGCGCACTGCCAACGGGCAGGGCGACATGTCTGGTGTGGGGGCTGGCTGTGCCCTGACGAGCCTCTCTGGCTCACGGAGACGGTGGCCATCTCCCCCTTTTTCTATCTATAAAAGCGATGGATTGGTGCCTAAGGCATCTTTTCTATAGATGCCATTGCCCCGAACTGGCCTCAGCGAATGCCGCCAAAGCAGAGATATTTGGTCTCGAGGTACTCTTCCAGCCCCTCGGCGGCCCCTTCCCGGCCGAGCCCCGACTCCTTGATCCCGCCAAAGGGGGCCAGCTCGGTGGAGATGATCCCCTCGTTGATGCCCACCATGCCGTACTCCAGCTGCTCGGCTACCCGCCATACCCGGGCGATGTCCCGGCCATAGAAGTAGGCGGCCAGCCCGTAGGGGGTGTCGTTGGCCAGCGCGATGGCCTCGGCCTCGGTCTCGAAGCGCACCAGGGGGGCCACGGGCCCGAAGATCTCCTCATCCAGAATGGGGTTGCCCTTGGCTACCTCGGTCAGGATGGTGGGGCTGTAGAAGAGCGGGCCGGCGCCGTGGGGTTCGCCACCGACCAGCACCTTGGCGCCGGCGGCCTCGGCCTGCTTGACCAGGCTGGCCACCTTGTCGGCGGCGGCCGGGTTGATGAGGGGGCCGATCTGCACGCCCTCGCCCAGACCATCCCCCACCTTGAAGGCCCGCACGGCGGCGGCCAATTTATCGGCGAAGGCGTCATAGACGCTGGCTTGCACCAGGATGCGGTTGGCGCAGACGCAGGTCTGGCCCGCGTTGCGGTACTTGGAAGCCAGCGCCCCGGTGACGGCGGCGTCGAGATCCGCATCGTCAAACACGATGAAGGGGGCGTTGCCACCGAGCTCTAGGGAGAGGCGCTTCATGGTGTCGGCACACTGGCGCATCAGCAACTTGCCGATGCGGGTGGAGCCGGTGAAGGAGAGCTTGCGTACCCTGGGATTGCTGCATAGCTCATTGCCCACCGCCGAGGCTTGATGGGAGGTGACGATGTTGATGACCCCGGCCGGGATCCCCGCCGTTTCCGCCAGTGCCGCCAGGGCCAGGGCGCAGAGCGGGGTCTCGGCGGCGGGTTTGATGACGATGGTGCACCCG containing:
- a CDS encoding APC family permease; the encoded protein is MHAHPTGLKKSLKLWHVVIMGLAYLTPMAVFDTFGIVTEITEGHVPTAYLFALVGMLFTAMSYGHLVRKFPSAGSAYTYAQKVFHPYVGFMVGWVSLLDYMFMPMINMLLAKIYMEALFPDVEPWTYILALTAVMTFLNLRGIKLVANFNSLIVMMQFSIIAVFIGLIAWGVYHGEGLGTLQSSRPFFSEQMHLVPLFTGASILCLSFLGFDAISTLCEETPNADRVIPRAILLTALIGGVLFISVSYFLQLFFPDISRFQQPDAVLPEIALYVGGKLFQAVVLVCTTVAVLASGLASHAGVSRLLYVMGRDRALPSRFFGYVHPRWQTPALNVLLVGALALSAVSFDLEMALALINFGALVAFTFVNLAVIAHFYLKLGHNKSLRDHLLFLVLPLCGAACIGVLWLNLEPASFELGLIWAALGALYLLLRLTIFGVQLRQPKTDAS
- the gabT gene encoding 4-aminobutyrate--2-oxoglutarate transaminase; its protein translation is MSHSQSNGAHNQAWQARREAAVVQGVGTLLPVFIERAKNAELWDVEGNRYIDFASGIAVLNTGHNHPRVVAAVRDQLEKFSHTCFQVTPYPGYIELAEKLNALVPGPTPKRTLFLSTGAEAVENAIKIARAHTGRSGTIAFKGGFHGRTMMGMALTGKVVPYKTGFGPFPGEVYHLPFPADYLGVSEADALAALDLCFSADIEPARVAAIIIEPVQGEGGFYVASPSFLQALRKICDQHGIVLICDEIQTGFCRTGKTFATEYSGVEPDIMTLAKSLAGGFPLSAVVGKSEIMNAAKPGGLGGTYAGSPIACAAALAVLEVIEEEKLNQQALAQGEQIKARLHQLAERFDCIGDIRGPGAMVAMELVKGRDASQPDPDLTKRLVAEAGKRGLVLLACGVRANVIRFLAPLTASAAIVDEGLALLEQALTAASA
- a CDS encoding NAD-dependent succinate-semialdehyde dehydrogenase, with the protein product MSASQPVQPLLKSLAYIGGRWCEAQDGRQFEVLNPANGQLITRVPDMNEADTRRAIEAAHQAQAPWAALTAKERSARLYAWFELIMANQDELAHLMTAEQGKPLAEAKGEVAYGASFIQWFAEEGKRAYGRTIPGFSGDRRLATIKQPVGVVAAITPWNFPIAMITRKAGPALAAGCTIVIKPAAETPLCALALAALAETAGIPAGVINIVTSHQASAVGNELCSNPRVRKLSFTGSTRIGKLLMRQCADTMKRLSLELGGNAPFIVFDDADLDAAVTGALASKYRNAGQTCVCANRILVQASVYDAFADKLAAAVRAFKVGDGLGEGVQIGPLINPAAADKVASLVKQAEAAGAKVLVGGEPHGAGPLFYSPTILTEVAKGNPILDEEIFGPVAPLVRFETEAEAIALANDTPYGLAAYFYGRDIARVWRVAEQLEYGMVGINEGIISTELAPFGGIKESGLGREGAAEGLEEYLETKYLCFGGIR